One segment of Nomia melanderi isolate GNS246 chromosome 10, iyNomMela1, whole genome shotgun sequence DNA contains the following:
- the Taf11 gene encoding TATA-box binding protein associated factor 11: MDNLFGKEDSGNESEHIDIEDKEEKDSPSRNYLTKDIESMDADNMHIKVESDAMSSQSQSDVEEAGSSLLSTIVDDQIEIVKHEIDNREEDQTTDDLFGNDIVLPHANPTHVKERRESKEKSKKELEEEEREKMQVLVSNFTEDQLDRYEMYRRAAFPKAAIKRIMQTITGCSVSQNVVIAMSGIAKVFVGEIVEEALDVMEAHQETGPLQPKHLREAVRRLRLHGQIPNGRAHKAFFRL, from the exons atgGACAACTTATTTGGAAAAGAAGATTCTGGAAATGAAAGCGAACACATAGACATTGAggataaagaagaaaaagacaGTCCATCTAGAAACTATTTAACTAAAGATATAGAATCAATGGATGCAGATAATATGCATATTAAG GTAGAATCTGATGCAATGAGTTCTCAATCTCAATCGGATGTGGAAGAAGCAGGTTCTAGTTTGTTAAGCACAATAGTAGATgatcaaattgaaattgttaaacATGAAATTGATAATCGGGAAGAAGATCAAACCACGGATGATCTATTTGGAAATGATATAGTATTACCACATGCAAATCCAACACATGTTAAAGAAAGGagagaaagtaaagaaaaaagtaagaaagaactagaggaggaggagagagaaaaaatgcA AGTTTTAGTGTCCAATTTCACAGAGGATCAGTTGGATAGATATGAAATGTACAGGAGAGCTGCATTCCCAAAAGCAGCCATAAAAAGA ATTATGCAAACCATTACTGGTTGCTCTGTGTCACAAAATGTAGTCATAGCAATGTCTGGTATTGCAAAAGTGTTTGTTGGAGAAATTGTAGAAGAAG CCCTTGATGTTATGGAAGCACACCAAGAAACAGGGCCACTACAGCCAAAACATTTGAGAGAAGCAGTCAGGAGATTAAGGCTTCATGGGCAGATTCCAAATGGTCGTGCCCATAAAGCATTTTTTAGGTTGTAA
- the LOC116434586 gene encoding uncharacterized protein LOC116434586 isoform X2, translated as MRLLFALASTGDMSNYTNKSFYNNQEQNFVAKFNSNIQCRGSNERKIQYDYYRSLYNNPYSSVANIKMHKYVQINEIELQQYTNKLSILRSQQHFGYFEGSKNYGRKLLNSLDETDYRDLIKTNLFHEIKDNEDWDEWDNWSACSVTCGNGRQVRWRHCSAEDCTRGLKRAQIKPCRLKQCDKNIFHWLGIKT; from the exons ATGCGATTATTATTTGCATTAgcg TCGACAGGGGATATGTCAAACTACACTAACAAAAg TTTTTACAATAATCAGGAACAAAACTTCGTTGCTAAGTTTAATTCCAACATCCAATGTCGAGgaagtaatgaaagaaaaattcagtACGACTACTATAGATCGCTGTACAATAATCCGTATTCTTCTGTAGCTAATATTAAGATGCACAAATATGTACAA ATTAATGAAATAGAACTACAACAGTATACGAACAAGCTATCAATTTTGAGATCTCAACAGCATTTCGGATACTTTGAAGGGTCAAAAAATTATGGCCGGAAGTTACTTAATTCTTTAGATGAAACTGATTATAGAGATCTGATTAAGACTAATTTATTTCATGAGATTAAAg ATAATGAGGACTGGGACGAATGGGATAATTGGAGTGCATGTAGTGTTACTTGTGGAAATGGTAGACAGGTTCGATGGCGTCATTGTTCAGCAGAAGATTGCACCAGAGGATTAAAGAGAGCACAAATAAAACCGTGTCGGCTAAAACAATGcgataagaatatttttcattggctTGGAATAAAAACCTGA
- the LOC116434586 gene encoding uncharacterized protein LOC116434586 isoform X3: protein MRLLFALAVIEFFSYIFPKNSENEVQFKKLQLFKSTGDMSNYTNKSFYNNQEQNFVAKFNSNIQCRGSNERKIQYDYYRSLYNNPYSSVANIKMHKYVQINEIELQQYTNKLSILRSQQHFGYFEGSKNYGRKLLNSLDETDYRDLIKTNLFHEIKGVSKYREDI from the exons ATGCGATTATTATTTGCATTAgcggtaattgaattttttagcTACATTTTTCCAAAGAATTCTGAGAATgaagttcaatttaaaaaattacaactcTTTAAGTCGACAGGGGATATGTCAAACTACACTAACAAAAg TTTTTACAATAATCAGGAACAAAACTTCGTTGCTAAGTTTAATTCCAACATCCAATGTCGAGgaagtaatgaaagaaaaattcagtACGACTACTATAGATCGCTGTACAATAATCCGTATTCTTCTGTAGCTAATATTAAGATGCACAAATATGTACAA ATTAATGAAATAGAACTACAACAGTATACGAACAAGCTATCAATTTTGAGATCTCAACAGCATTTCGGATACTTTGAAGGGTCAAAAAATTATGGCCGGAAGTTACTTAATTCTTTAGATGAAACTGATTATAGAGATCTGATTAAGACTAATTTATTTCATGAGATTAAAg GCGTTAGTAAATACCGCGAAGATATTTAG
- the LOC116434586 gene encoding uncharacterized protein LOC116434586 isoform X1, translating to MRLLFALAVIEFFSYIFPKNSENEVQFKKLQLFKSTGDMSNYTNKSFYNNQEQNFVAKFNSNIQCRGSNERKIQYDYYRSLYNNPYSSVANIKMHKYVQINEIELQQYTNKLSILRSQQHFGYFEGSKNYGRKLLNSLDETDYRDLIKTNLFHEIKDNEDWDEWDNWSACSVTCGNGRQVRWRHCSAEDCTRGLKRAQIKPCRLKQCDKNIFHWLGIKT from the exons ATGCGATTATTATTTGCATTAgcggtaattgaattttttagcTACATTTTTCCAAAGAATTCTGAGAATgaagttcaatttaaaaaattacaactcTTTAAGTCGACAGGGGATATGTCAAACTACACTAACAAAAg TTTTTACAATAATCAGGAACAAAACTTCGTTGCTAAGTTTAATTCCAACATCCAATGTCGAGgaagtaatgaaagaaaaattcagtACGACTACTATAGATCGCTGTACAATAATCCGTATTCTTCTGTAGCTAATATTAAGATGCACAAATATGTACAA ATTAATGAAATAGAACTACAACAGTATACGAACAAGCTATCAATTTTGAGATCTCAACAGCATTTCGGATACTTTGAAGGGTCAAAAAATTATGGCCGGAAGTTACTTAATTCTTTAGATGAAACTGATTATAGAGATCTGATTAAGACTAATTTATTTCATGAGATTAAAg ATAATGAGGACTGGGACGAATGGGATAATTGGAGTGCATGTAGTGTTACTTGTGGAAATGGTAGACAGGTTCGATGGCGTCATTGTTCAGCAGAAGATTGCACCAGAGGATTAAAGAGAGCACAAATAAAACCGTGTCGGCTAAAACAATGcgataagaatatttttcattggctTGGAATAAAAACCTGA
- the Blos4 gene encoding biogenesis of lysosome-related organelles complex 1 subunit 4 has product MSTHTTAIVEELAKDYASYAKLDLSNQMKSFHNTIEDVMMRLEEFQSIIEMVQTERMQCMDQHIPQLQDMQQEVVNLCRRIDALEHVIALANVNLTTLEAAVENAEAELGISDRLFGMLNPLSFFKKSQEPLLPNKLPVFKQPTIYRTNDYFNSE; this is encoded by the exons atgtccACCCATACTACTGCAATAGTCGAAGAATTGGCAAAGGATTATGCGAGTTATGCAAAATTGGATTTATCTAATCAA ATGAAAAGTTTCCATAATACCATTGAGGATGTAATGATGCGGTTAGAAGAATTTCAATCGATCATAGAAATG GTTCAGACCGAAAGAATGCAATGCATGGATCAGCATATTCCACAATTGCAAGACATGCAACAAGAAGTTGTGAATCTTTGTAGACGTATAGATGCTTTAGAACATGTTATAGCATTGGCTAATGTAAATTTAACCACTTTAGAAGCTGCTGTTGAAAATGCAGAAGCTGAATTAGGAATTTCTGATAGATTATTTGGAATGTTAAATCCTTTATCCTTTTTT aaaaagaGTCAAGAACCATTATTACCAAATAAGTTACCAGTATTTAAACAGCCTACAATATATAGAACGAATGACTATTTTAACAGCGAGTAG
- the LOC116434512 gene encoding putative fatty acyl-CoA reductase CG5065 isoform X1, giving the protein MQRPSNMSELTEIQSFYKGKTIFITGGTGLMGKVLIEKLLYSCSELNKIYVLIRSKRGRTPDIRVDDMFKLPMFERVRKTKPYILKKVVPLAGDVNTENLGLSNEQLQTLIEETDILFHCAATLRLEAKLKDAIEMNTIGTKRMLELAKKMKHLKAFVHLSTAFCYPDLEELGERVYDAPDDPHDIMRLMQWLDEAAIDLITPKLLDLHPNTYTYSKRLAEKLVADEYSNLACCIARPSIVTPAWAEPLPGWVDNLNGPVGLMVGAGKGVIRSMHCKANYHAEVIPVDLAINALISISYRIATASEKSKNIPVFNITQSGVMPITWGEVLEKGKKIAYENPFEGQIWYPDGDIRSSKFVHNLFVFFFHIIPAYFIDFLLLIFQQKRFMVRLQKRISVGLEVLQYFTTREWVFHNTNLLIMWGEMSKGDKEIFPIDLQAIDDMAYIKICILGARQFCMKENLSSLPKARRHQTIMYIVHIIAVYLFYFGVLYLIYKNFEIARFCVHSVADSVAALPILNGGVRKIQQ; this is encoded by the exons ATGCAACG aCCGTCAAACATGAGCGAGTTGACTGAGATACAATCGTTTTACAAGGGGAAGACCATTTTTATAACCGGGGGAACCGGTTTGATGGGAAAAGTCCTCATCGAGAAGTTACTCTACAGTTGCAGCgagttgaataaaatttatgtcCTGATAAGATCGAAAAGAGGCCGAACGCCCGACATACGGGTCGACGATATGTTTAAATTACCG ATGTTCGAGAGAGTGAGGAAAACGAAGCCGTACATTCTGAAGAAGGTGGTGCCGTTGGCTGGGGACGTGAACACGGAAAACTTGGGATTATCTAACGAGCAACTGCAAACGTTGATAGAGGAGACCGACATACTGTTCCACTGTGCGGCGACGCTTCGGTTGGAAGCGAAGTTGAAGGATGCCATCGAAATGAACACG ATCGGAACGAAAAGAATGTTAGAGCTAGCGAAAAAGATGAAGCATCTCAAGGCGTTCGTGCATCTGAGCACTGCATTTTGTTATCCCGATTTAGAGGAGCTCGGCGAAAGGGTGTACGACGCGCCGGACGATCCTCACGATATCATGCGATTAATGCAGTGGCTGGACGAAGCTGCCATCGACCTCATCACACCCAA ATTGTTGGATCTTCATCCGAATACTTACACATATTCGAAGCGGTTGGCCGAGAAACTGGTAGCCGACGAGTACTCTAATTTAGCCTGCTGCATCGCCAGGCCGTCGATCG TAACTCCAGCCTGGGCTGAACCGCTGCCAGGATGGGTAGATAACCTGAACGGACCGGTCGGACTCATGGTCGGCGCAGGGAAAGGTGTTATAAGGTCGATGCACTGCAAGGCGAACTATCACGCAGAAGTGATACCAGTCGATCTGGCTATCAACGCGTTGATCTCGATTTCCTACAGGATAGCCACCGCCTCGGAAAA GTCGAAGAATATACCGGTGTTCAACATTACGCAAAGCGGCGTGATGCCGATCACTTGGGGAGAGGTACTGGAGAAGGGAAAGAAGATTGCTTACGAAAATCCGTTCGAGGGGCAGATATGGTACCCGGACGGCGACATTCGCAGCAGCAAGTTCGTGCACAacctcttcgtcttcttcttccatATAATTCCAGCTTACTTCATCGATTTCCTCCTGCTGATATTCCAGCAGAAACGATT CATGGTCCGCCTTCAGAAACGAATCTCGGTGGGGCTCGAGGTGTTGCAGTACTTCACCACGCGAGAGTGGGTCTTTCACAACACGAATTTGCTGATCATGTGGGGCGAAATGAGTAAGGGGGACAAAGAGATTTTCCCGATAGACCTCCAGGCGATCGACGATATGGCGTACATCAAAATTTGCATCTTAGGCGCGCGACAGTTCTGCATGAAGGAGAATTTATCTAGTTTACCTAAAGCCCGAAGGCATCAGACTAT AATGTACATTGTGCATATAATCGCCGTGTATTTGTTCTACTTCGGGGTGCTCTATTTGATCTACAAGAACTTCGAGATCGCCAGGTTCTGCGTGCATTCCGTCGCGGATTCTGTCGCGGCTCTGCCGATTCTGAACGGAGGAGTTCGGAAGATCCAGCAGTGA
- the LOC116434512 gene encoding putative fatty acyl-CoA reductase CG5065 isoform X2, producing MSELTEIQSFYKGKTIFITGGTGLMGKVLIEKLLYSCSELNKIYVLIRSKRGRTPDIRVDDMFKLPMFERVRKTKPYILKKVVPLAGDVNTENLGLSNEQLQTLIEETDILFHCAATLRLEAKLKDAIEMNTIGTKRMLELAKKMKHLKAFVHLSTAFCYPDLEELGERVYDAPDDPHDIMRLMQWLDEAAIDLITPKLLDLHPNTYTYSKRLAEKLVADEYSNLACCIARPSIVTPAWAEPLPGWVDNLNGPVGLMVGAGKGVIRSMHCKANYHAEVIPVDLAINALISISYRIATASEKSKNIPVFNITQSGVMPITWGEVLEKGKKIAYENPFEGQIWYPDGDIRSSKFVHNLFVFFFHIIPAYFIDFLLLIFQQKRFMVRLQKRISVGLEVLQYFTTREWVFHNTNLLIMWGEMSKGDKEIFPIDLQAIDDMAYIKICILGARQFCMKENLSSLPKARRHQTIMYIVHIIAVYLFYFGVLYLIYKNFEIARFCVHSVADSVAALPILNGGVRKIQQ from the exons ATGAGCGAGTTGACTGAGATACAATCGTTTTACAAGGGGAAGACCATTTTTATAACCGGGGGAACCGGTTTGATGGGAAAAGTCCTCATCGAGAAGTTACTCTACAGTTGCAGCgagttgaataaaatttatgtcCTGATAAGATCGAAAAGAGGCCGAACGCCCGACATACGGGTCGACGATATGTTTAAATTACCG ATGTTCGAGAGAGTGAGGAAAACGAAGCCGTACATTCTGAAGAAGGTGGTGCCGTTGGCTGGGGACGTGAACACGGAAAACTTGGGATTATCTAACGAGCAACTGCAAACGTTGATAGAGGAGACCGACATACTGTTCCACTGTGCGGCGACGCTTCGGTTGGAAGCGAAGTTGAAGGATGCCATCGAAATGAACACG ATCGGAACGAAAAGAATGTTAGAGCTAGCGAAAAAGATGAAGCATCTCAAGGCGTTCGTGCATCTGAGCACTGCATTTTGTTATCCCGATTTAGAGGAGCTCGGCGAAAGGGTGTACGACGCGCCGGACGATCCTCACGATATCATGCGATTAATGCAGTGGCTGGACGAAGCTGCCATCGACCTCATCACACCCAA ATTGTTGGATCTTCATCCGAATACTTACACATATTCGAAGCGGTTGGCCGAGAAACTGGTAGCCGACGAGTACTCTAATTTAGCCTGCTGCATCGCCAGGCCGTCGATCG TAACTCCAGCCTGGGCTGAACCGCTGCCAGGATGGGTAGATAACCTGAACGGACCGGTCGGACTCATGGTCGGCGCAGGGAAAGGTGTTATAAGGTCGATGCACTGCAAGGCGAACTATCACGCAGAAGTGATACCAGTCGATCTGGCTATCAACGCGTTGATCTCGATTTCCTACAGGATAGCCACCGCCTCGGAAAA GTCGAAGAATATACCGGTGTTCAACATTACGCAAAGCGGCGTGATGCCGATCACTTGGGGAGAGGTACTGGAGAAGGGAAAGAAGATTGCTTACGAAAATCCGTTCGAGGGGCAGATATGGTACCCGGACGGCGACATTCGCAGCAGCAAGTTCGTGCACAacctcttcgtcttcttcttccatATAATTCCAGCTTACTTCATCGATTTCCTCCTGCTGATATTCCAGCAGAAACGATT CATGGTCCGCCTTCAGAAACGAATCTCGGTGGGGCTCGAGGTGTTGCAGTACTTCACCACGCGAGAGTGGGTCTTTCACAACACGAATTTGCTGATCATGTGGGGCGAAATGAGTAAGGGGGACAAAGAGATTTTCCCGATAGACCTCCAGGCGATCGACGATATGGCGTACATCAAAATTTGCATCTTAGGCGCGCGACAGTTCTGCATGAAGGAGAATTTATCTAGTTTACCTAAAGCCCGAAGGCATCAGACTAT AATGTACATTGTGCATATAATCGCCGTGTATTTGTTCTACTTCGGGGTGCTCTATTTGATCTACAAGAACTTCGAGATCGCCAGGTTCTGCGTGCATTCCGTCGCGGATTCTGTCGCGGCTCTGCCGATTCTGAACGGAGGAGTTCGGAAGATCCAGCAGTGA